The following nucleotide sequence is from Synchiropus splendidus isolate RoL2022-P1 chromosome 1, RoL_Sspl_1.0, whole genome shotgun sequence.
CCGTGTGTATCAatagttgtttttaatttgcaGCGATTTCATACGTGAGCTGGCTCGAATTCTGCATCAATTCTTATGTTAATACTTTCCATCGGTTGCGGAGGAATTCCAATATCATAAAGAAGCTAACTGCCACAAACAGTTCcatctatttaaaaaatatatataataaacttGACAATCTGGTAACAATCAGACATGATTGTAATTAGAATATGCTCCTGAGTAAACATCTAAACACTAATTTACCATGGAGACCAAGTAAAAATGCTGGTTCAGCAGTTATTTTGATCAAAGACGATGTCCATTAGGTTACTTGCTGAACGATCAATTGCGGATTTCTGATTTAGTCACTCACTTAAAATTAGtacatttcaattttatatatttcagaTCAATATCTACCACCTCTCAGCGTTCTCTCCAAGTCTTGAACAGCTTAGGGCCCCTAGGAatttcccagcagcatttgTCAACATGTGAAGAGTGACTCGCTCCGGTCTGTGAAACCACAAATTCGCCCTTTTATAGCTGCAGTTGCAGATGAACAATGCACTCTCCAGGAAAAAATCTGAGGGAGAACCCGGCTTTTATTAAAAAGTAAACATCcccaacaaaggaaaaaaaaaaaaaaaatatatatatatatatatatatatatatatgttggacAAATTGCTTTACTTaaaaaaattgtttaaaaacagcagtatTGCTCTCCATAAGCAGTTAAAATAATAGTTGAATTTGGGGTTTTCAGTTAAAATCcagcaaaagtttttttttagtgaTCTTCATATGTTGTGCTTGAGAGGAAGTCACTAGTGCTTTGAAGAACTGTAGTTTTGATCGATATGAGAGGTGCACACGTGTTTTTGGTGAATGATGAACTTGAATGCAGCTGAAGACTCCAGATATCCTCATGGTCAGAACCAGCATCAGCCACTCGTGATGACCTCATCTTTGTTGGCGGGTGTTTTGTCTCCCGTGATTTGGATCAGGTCAAGAGCCGGAGGATCAAGTGGATGGGCTATTGTGCCCGCTGAAGTCTGACTAGCCAATCTTTGGTCTCTTTTGTCCAGCCAGCAGAACGACGCCAAGAGAAAGACGGCAGCTGAGGCTACAACTACACTGCAGGCCGCGAAGACGGGGTAGTAGTGACCAGTTCTGTCCACCAGGACtcctggagagagagcagaccaTTAGAAAAATAACATGACATTGAAATTACACCAAGTTCAGGGAGGCCAACTTTCCTCCATTAGATTCCTATTTGACAATTAGAATATTCAAAATTGATTTCAACCAGTTTAGTCAACTAAAGTGCAGGACAtcttaataattaaacaaagaCTGTTATGGAgtgaaacatgaagaagaagaaaaaaaaaacataaaatcaaaAGTAAGAATCAGTTTAAGCAAACAGTTTTCATAACCTTAGAGTTTTAAGAGATCATATGACCTGGAGTCGCACTGAGCATGTGTGGCTTAGATGACCTCATTCACTTGTTATTTATGTGAAAAGTGGTCTCATGGCTTTACTTCAATTCCTTTCACCCCCCTATAGTGAAAACTAGAAAGCCAGTCACGTTTGGTGAACTTAGGCCATCCTCATGGTCATAACAGAAAGCAGATAAACAAGTCTGATATTTGAGACCCAGGCTGCCCTTTACCACCCTGTGTGTGACAGGGAATGTGTGTGCACATGAGCTTCAAAACATTACCACCTCCAACCTGTAATTTCCAAGCTATTCCACATGTGGCCTTATGACTTTTTGGATCACTGCAGTATGGGAAACTACGAACATGAGCTTGTCAGCAAACATTAAAGCTTCATTGGATTTACATGGCACACTGAGCAAGTTCAACCAAATTCTAACAATAGAACAGCAGATAGTAAAGTacatttaatgataaaaaaaccCCAACTAAAAATACGTTTTGgagaaaaataatttccagTGTCCCGTGTTAATTTCCATTGAAAATTATTTCTCACTACTTTACTACTAGTCTTCTGACATCAAAAGTGCAgtgatgttacttgtactgagCCATTCCTAACAATaaaaaattcacaaaaaaagataaggggaaaaaaacccgCTGAGTCATGCCCCTTGACACTAGCACATACTTGGTTGAGTCATTCCATTGTCAAGATTTCAGGCCAATACCCAAACTCCAATCTATCCAGCAAGAAGTGATAACGGTGTTGGTGCGTTGTAATATCAAAGGTAAGACACTGACAAATTTAAAATACCGCGCTGTAAACTTATGTTACCTTCATCTTAGAGCTGCTAACAGACAAACTGGCATCAACACACAATGGATGGACACAGCAGCATTGTTTTAACATTATTCTAGAACtgaaattacaaacaaaaaatgagaaTGCTAGagcaacacattttccacattttatatttttagacATATCTGACTTTAAAGCTAAAATGACGAAAAGGCAACACTTTCAACGAGTCGTCAGCTGATAAATGTCTACTGCCAACAGCTACAATTATCACaataacaaaagaaatgaagtgCCTTCTTCACAGCTGTACATTACCTGCCAGAGGCGGCCCGATGAGCAACGTGACGCTCTCCATGATGGCAAGGAGTCCAAGTGCTGAAGGGAAACGGCTCATCTCCACGACCTCCATCAGAACGGTGAACATCAGCGAGCCCACCACGCTCATGGACAGACCGTAGATGGTCACGTAGGACACCAGGGTGGCGAAGTCAGCGCCCAGGCAGCAAATGCTGTTGCTCAACCCGTTGACCAGCAGGGCGGAGGCAAAGACGTAAACGTGGCGACCCTTGAACCAGGACAGGTTGAAGACGATGCCGATGGGTGGTCGCACTATGATGTTGACCACGCCCAGGATGGACAGCAGCATAGCGGCGCGGCCAGGTTCCATGTTGTAGGCGGTGGCGTAAGGAACCAGGTAGATGAGCGGCACAACGAACCCGAGCATCATCCAGGTGATTCCCATGGCGTAGACACAGTAGCGAGGATTGTGGCACAGCTGGTCGAAAGCCATGTGTTTGCTCAGAGACAACAGCAGGTGACCCCAGAGCTTCTTCCACCACTTCAGACCCTCCAGGTTGTCCTTGTCTGGCTGTGGTTGGTGGTTCAGCAGTGGCTGACCTTGAGGCCTTCGTTTCTGTACTGGCCTCATCAAAGCACCGCACACGCAGCAGTTGAGCAGTACGGCGCCCAAAACCAGGAAGCTGCCCCTCCAGCCGAGCTCAGTGTGCAGGAAGTTGCCCAGAAATGGCAGCACGCACAGACCAAGCGCTGTGCCGGTGGACGACATTGCATTGGCGAACGCACGGCGCCGAACAAAGTAGTGCCCCAGGATGGTCACCGCTGGCTGGAAACTGAAGCAGAAGCCCAAACCTGCCACCAAGAGAGAAGTCAGGGTCATGTTCGTGAATGAAGGTGCAGTGTTCTGCATCAGCAAGGTGCTTAATGTTAAGACTGACCGGTGATGACCCCTGCTGTGATGTACAATTCAGTAATGGAGCGTGTGAAGGAGCTGGCTGCCATCCCAAGTCCACTCAGGACTCCGCCCACCATCACGGTTGCCCGGCAACCAAGTCTTTCCACTAGTACGCTGCAGAATGGACCTGAGGATCAGAAATAATCCACTTTAATTCGGCTAAGAACAGAATcctacaaaaagaaaaaaaggaaaaatcactgttgggaaaaaaaaatccacctgACTAAGTGGAATTcctgaaaaaaaactgtatgATCTGGTCTGAATGGTTTACGTGGCAGGAATGTCAGAGTGGAAGATCAACTTTTGGTTCTAGTCTATTCTTTTCCCCTGGAAAGACAAACAATTTGGAACTGTATTCATCATTTAAGTTCCTGTAATGGTTTTCTAAATTTTTAAGGCGTGATCCAAAGTGCTAGCAAGATGAAACGTCAACATTAGCATACGCTGGGACGTGAGGAAAAACAAGGCCCATCctaaatatattgtttatttcattatgTATCATACACAAGTGgttgaaattaaaacaattatCTTGTCACAAAATACCATTTTAAAAAGACTTTTTCAATAAAACTGTAAGCTTTATGTTGCATTGAAAGCTCCTTAAATCTGCATCAACCAGAATGGAGTGTGACGACTTGAAACGCAGTGAACGTCTCACCAAAAGAGTCAGTTTGGTTTTTATTAAGAAACAAGCTACTCTAAATGCTTCAGTGATTGATATTTTTCAGGACTTGTGCTGTTCTGATGCAAAACATTCTTTAAAAACCTGCCGACCAATGGTCAGATTAACTCCGTTCAGGTTGCTTAAAGGAATGTGTATTGCTGTGGTGTACAAGGCTTTTGTTTGGAAAAGCAGGCTGTTAGAACAGTGAAGTTCCCAGGGTTTGATGTGATCACAAACATGACGCTAGTCGAGAGCTCTGCCGTGAAACACCATACATTGACACCATATCATATTCACAAGTGCTCACCTCCAGCGTGCAGCACTGACGTCATGATGGATGGAACCCAGGACGTCTCACTATTGGAGGCCTGGAACTCATTCTGAAGGTCAGTGTAGAAGATCCCCACACAGGACGGGAATGCCAGTGTCAGCGCCAGGACAATGATAGTGGCGACCAGCACCACCCACCCCCAGCCGCCATCTGGAGCTTCCTCCACTTGGGTCGTCCCACTTTGTCCCGCCTCCTCGTCGGTCTCCCTCACGTCACTGCCGTTCCTGAGCTCGAGGCCATTAGTGACCGCGTCGTCTTCCGGTTGCAGCAGACGATTGACTGTTGCTCGGGTTCCATTTCTTTGAGTCATTTTCAGGTGGACAGCAAAACCACAGTGCTGTTGGTTCTACAGGGTGGGTCAGAAGTTCTGCGGCTCATTTCATTGGACCGGTTGCCACctatgaaaacaaatgcaaacacagGGAGAGTCCATTCATTTATTACGTAACTGTTTATTTAATCCACTTCAGTTTTATCATGCATCACTGACTAAAGTCCCCCGTACCGAGAACCTACTTGAGCCAGCTTTCGATATTTGTCGTTGAATGAGCTGTGTACATGTTGTATTGAATGCAGTTTAGAAGCTATTAACATTTTGAAAGTGAATAGTTTGACAAATTCCGTTAAATAAGTTATTAGGTTCACAGTTTATTTTATAAGGAAAGGTACATCATTGTGAAGAGCATTCCTTTCCCTCCGATCCACCATAGAATCTTCTGTTGTTGCTGGATCTGCCCTTTAGCACCACGTTCAAACAAGTCCTCAGAACTTTTAAGCCAATGGTGGTTGGCTGTCATCTTGATTCGGAGTGGCCTTTTTATCCAGCATGTTCACCTCGAGCATATGCTCCCTTTGGAAATCCCTCTTCAAAGCTGTCCAGATGTCCCAGATCACACAGACTCTGAGTGCAGGACCAACATGTGACAGGAGTCGTGAACAATGGAGAATGGTACAAAGATGGTCTGTTATTAAAGTCCACGCGACAAGCTAGAAGCGAACCTCCCGAATAATGGAATTCCTGACCCTTGCTCACATTGCTGAAGGTACAAACATGGGCTTTCTGACATCTGTAACTCCGGATTACAACTGTTATGTAAATCAATTCATTTATGGTTAAACAGAGAACAGCACAAGCCAATCTACAGTAAGTGCACCCACACTACTAAAACCACCAACTTCTGACTATGGGgatgtgaaaacagcagaagCTATTGATGTGCAAATTGATTACCTGCAGCAGATTTGAATTTTGTCTTTGAGATGACtggattttttctttgtttacaacTGCGTTCAGGATAATGTCAAAGTTAAATTCAATATGAGTGCTGGACTCCAGTAAAAGGAGCAGTGTGAGACAGACGAGTCTAATATTGAATAATGACAGACAGGTGgaactgtctgtctctctattgCTATTAATAACTGCAGCGGGACAACATCAGTGTGAACAGCCACAGGAGTTCCTCATGTTCGACTGCTGATTATTTGTACCGCTCTCAAAGTCCACCAAGCgttttcattaaaaatactGTGAATATTCAGCACTACAGAGTTCACACCCAGGAGAAATGATCACATTTTTAATAGGGAAAGCGGGACTAAGGGGCAGACCTCATAATAACAGTCCttcactttgcttttttttcccccccaataTTTGTATCATGctagaagaaatattgacagaacaGTCTGCAGTGTATAAATCAAGAAGATAAGTGACACAATACTAAGTGATAagtgatacaaaataaaaagtcataTAATGGTGCCATCACAAAATAACTTTGCTTTACaagtactttttttaaaatccagcCAGTGCATCATGCTGACACAGCTAACTTGCACAGCATTGCAGGAACAAGTAACAAGAATGGGTCACAACAGGTTATAGGGGTAGGACAGGAAATAGGCAGCATTCATGAACTGCTCccgaaaatgttatttaaaatatgatttCCTTTCTTATAAATGTTATAAAGAGGACACATAACTAGTTTAATCGTGCATCGAGTTGGACCTCTGGACCTGCGCCAGCTGCTGGGCCTGGTACAAGAAGATATCGTGCCTTTTCAGATCCTCAGATATAGTTTGCAACACGCTGCTCCCTTGCTTTGCATCTGTAGCCACCAACAAACATAGCCTGGTGCTGGAACTACAGACCAACTGCCTCCCAGTAGACCATGAATATGATGCTTTTTCCTGACTTCCCATACAAGTTACAAGTCTGAGTCGTGTCCTGCACCTCAGAGGTCACTTGTGtttaatcaattaaaaaaaaaaacataaaaaaacgaAACAACCACTAATATCACAAACACCTTCAGAATGTCCCAAAATAAGAGATGAAGCGTTGGCAGAGTGGACATTTGTTGTGTATGCTCGGCCTCCAGATATATTTTGGCAATAGTTTGCATCAAATCCCAGCATAACTGGTCCTTAAACATGGACGTTTATTTTAACTGAAAGAGTCAGTTGAATCATTTCATTCGATGCATCCGCTCTGTGACTCACCAGCAGatttttgacacacacacataaaaaacaaaaaaaacatccactAGCATCAAGCACATTCATGTTTCTTCAGATAATTTCAAGGCATTTGTCTGAAGGCTGTCATCTAACGTAAgtgaatgttttacattttttgtgacATTCTTGGCCATCATGGAGATTCTTTGCTTTAACTTAAACTGTGACTCCACTTTTTCACTCAATTTTCTCGCCAGGCACATCATGCTACACTTTGGACTCAAGTTTCATCATGTCTCACCTTTCAGCGACTCACAGAACCATAACGCTTTTACAATATCATGTAAACAAGATGTGCCATTACCAGTTTTAGAGAGGAAATAATTTCGACTTATGAATGAAATATCTATTTTATTAACCATGTTCAAAACCGTAATTCATATCACGAGTGGCGTCTGACGTCGGGGGCGACTCACAGGCCGCAGGTGACAGAACTGACCATCAGTCAGAGAGGAAGGCTGAGCTCCATCGCTTATAAACTGCTTTATTCCCGAGGAGAAATGATGAAGGGGCTCCTCGTGGTGATGCTGCGGGACACTGGGTCGGATCAACCCGTGTGACAGACCTCTCTGTTTATTTAACTGGCCGACGCCACGTCGGGTTAAACACAACACCGATCTCCACCTCATTTCTtccacagaaaacagaataaaaatctGCTTCATCCGCATTATTCACGAGCAAGCCACGATGTAAAGAGGAAGCGGATGCACGCGGAGTGACGTCAGCGCCCTGTTAACCAGTGCTTCGAAACAGAATGAAATAATTCCACCAACCTTTCCGTCATTCGTGTTAAATGTGCGGGAGTCGATGGGCCGAGCAGGCGCGGTCTGGTGTCGCAAGCAGCCATGGACTGACTGGCTGTTGTTGTCACGGAGTCCCCGGCTCTCTTCTGCGGGAGGGAGGAGACTAGCAAAGCCGGATAGCAACTGGGGGATGCGGGTTTTATCTGCGTTTTGAAAAGCAGGCCCCCGCCCCGGGTTGAGCGCCTACTTTGTAAGCAGTCGGAGGCGGCGTTCACATGAGTTACCTGAGGCGGTCACTTTTAGAGGAGGCCCTGGTCTGAAAGCTGACGCCCTTCGCTTGCCACCAGCAATCCGACacaatattcatattcatattataAAGCATCATGGTATTCAACAGCTTAACTTCCCCGAAAGTAGTAGTAAGTAGTGTTTTTAATACTATCTTGTCAAATGACGTGCTGCAGCATATTCGAAAGatgccatttatttttgtttttaatagcaATACATCTGCTAGCTAAATGGCAATTTACCTTTTTAAATCTAAACATTCCGTGTAATATTTAATGCTGAAAAAAAGTCACTGGAGCTTCACTTCAGCGAACAAATGTTCACGTATTAAATTCATCGAATATAACTTAAGTGATAGTGGGAGAACCCAGCCTATTGTTATGCAACTGGGTGGCATCATGATCCGTTGCTCCCACTGACGTCATGCGCTGAAGACCAATAAAGGATTTTATACAGCCTCATAGCCAAATGGCTGCTGTAAAGCACTATATTTCTGTTGATGTCTACCTGACACCAATATTCTAAGAAGGGGAAAAGGCATTTGGGATCAGGTATCCGACGAGAGGTTGGAAAGGGCAAGCAGGGTGGAGAAGACTGTCAGGTCCCGTCTAACTGAAAAGTGTCAGCCAGGGTGACAGGGAAGCATCGTCGTACGCAACGTATAACTTTTGGAACTGCACTTCTATTTGATCTTTAAATAGATTCAGAGTGGTAACTTGGACAGTATACGGCATGGCCCAGTGTTTTATTTCCCggtcaacaataaaaataaaataaagacccacacctttaaaacacacacacattttatgaTTAGAAACcagactggattttttttttgtttaaatcattACACACAACAATCTGTagacaaattaaaaatataaaataaaaaagtgaaacaaagattcagacaaaatatatatatatatatatatatataaaatgaaagcaaacatTTTCGTCAACCTGGGAACAAATCTCCACTTACAATATTCACATTTGACATCAAATACTGTTGATAAATGAACACAAAGTTTATAGGTGACATTTTTCCAATAAATGAGCGTACAAGTGTGCATGTCCACAAACGCATGCAAGTGTCTACAGAGTAACTGGCAAAATGTCTTGTGGATCAAAACTCTTTTTGTGTACTTGATTATGTTTGCCCCATTATTTCATGGAGCCCAGCTGTGTTCTGCCCTGCGATTGCATGAGTAGTTCAAGGTGATCTATATAACCAACCTTTGCCATTCGGCAAAACTTACATAACAAAGGTACAAACCCAACAGAGAAAGGGAGTTAAAATGCTTGACAGACTTTTCCACGTGACTAACTATACCTATTAACAAGCTGACCTTCAGAGCCGCCTCACCATGCATATATAAACACTGCACCAACATAGGGCTCAAACAAAACCCCGTAAACATCATAATCTCTAGAACAATGCATGCTCTCATCTTCACGTGCCTGGAcaacaaacaatgtgtttttgCAGATTTGTTAAACTTGCACGTCATGTTCGTGGCTaagaggtgaaggtggaagTACAAACTCATCTGTAAGGTTTTGGGTTATTAGAGACCATAAGATAGGACCTTGGCGAGTCAGTGGTTcccatgttaaaaaaaaaaaaaagttggaaacTTGATAGGGAAGAGAAAGCTGGGACTACTTTTCAGTAATAATACACAGAGATAAATGAAGCGTCATTATACAGAAAACTCTCTTATTCAAACCTAACTCATGAATCTTTAAATTTGCATTAAAAATCCAATGAAGGAAGATGTCCTggtgcaggaaaaaaaacattggaagACAGCTTTGGACAATAGGAAACAAAAGACTAAAACAGTGAATTAGAATGGATTTAAATCCATTAATAAATTCCAGAGTGCTTAAGAAATAAAGGCGCATACAgagttaaaattcaatttctgATCACAACTGAATCACAAATGAGCCATCTGGTCATTAATGGTGTGCCAATGCCAGACTTGGTCAGGAACCGCTGAAAGAGCAAGGTCAGATCACACTGGGCCCACAAACATACAGTTAagtgctttaaatgttgatcacaCACATTTTGATAAATGAGGTCTTCAGCATGCAACTCAGCGAGGGGAAGTCAACCCAAATTTCAGATTCTGCCATCCCTCCTGtccgttttattttatttttttcaagttataAGAGGCGACTTTTGATAAGACAAGAGGAACAACTGTGCACGACACAGGTCAAAGGCACGACACTGGACACAGACGGAGGGAAACGACACCCGGGGACTTGAGAACCAGGTGATAAACAGGTTTGGAGGCTTTAGCAGATCCTGGCTGATAAGAGAACTGCTCTGACGGGAGAGCTCAACAGGAAGAATTTACAGTCTGAGCTCAGCAGCCGTATGAGAAAATACACTTTCATTTTAAtgcagttctttttgttcatgctTACATCTTTATACAAAGGGGGGGTAAAAGCTGTGATTTCAGAaccaagtgacagaacttcCATGTTCTCTGTCAGATGTGTGTGAATAAGAGCTCTGCATTCATGCATCTCTTCAGAAATAGCTGGTCGCAAGTACTTAGAACTAATGCATCCATACTACTTGATTAACATCAAATTCACAAGATTTATGTTTAAATGAATACTAATTTGTTAATAGTTTAGTAGTGATTCATTTCTATAAttatgtttattcattcatatttcgcCTCCCTCGCAATTTATACTTTTTTCTTTACAAATACAAATCAATGTTgctttccatcttttttttttaaatatatgtatacttttattcaatcacttcacttgaaTTCTTGTTGCTGTCAATATGAATCAGTTCAAATTTACCCCTCTGCTGCCTCACAGATGACAGTGTATTCATGTTGTCTCACATATGAATGTGATTTGGCCGAAAAGACTCAAAAAAGTTTTGCCGTCAAAGACAGCCGGTGGGACAAAGCCTGTCAAATTACTTTTTGAGGTGACAGTTGCTACAAAATTGAACACAAAGGTTTGGAAAATGTGTACAAGAGAGATGAGAAGTTCTCTGGGGCTTGAGGCAGTGAACACAGCAACCATTGATGGTCAGCACTGGTCCACAGTCAAATCATTGGCATGAGTTTCCTTAAAAAATGTGACGTATGAGCTTTGCGTTTACAGAGGCCAAATTCTTTGTATGAAAGAGAGTGTATAAAGTTAGACAACAAGTGCTGCATATAAGGATAACCGAGTGAATAAAGGCAAAATTTGTACTTAAGTACTTGAACGTGTCGAGTCAATGGGAGGTCAAAGGACATTGTACAACTAttggagtcattttttttcatctttaacggagaaaacagaaaactcaCTGACCTAAGATGTTAGAAATgtattatacatttttaatattaattcaATATCTTCTTACTTTATCTGTTTCAGTTTCCAATTAAAAAGATGCTATCTTAATATGGAGCCATTTTATTGAGCCACCATAGCATTTTGAATATCCATTTTACATACTACCATTAATACTGTTGACATCTTTTATgtcttcattgtttattttcctctcttcaacatgtcaatgaaaaagatggaaaaaagtcaactttaatatttaaaactatgaatctgcattttcaaatatttcaacTTTGAAATAGAAATCAACTTTCGTTTTTCCGTACAAAAGTAAGCAAAACAGAAGAGAATAAAAACCTCAAGGTACCTACTGTAAGTGATTGCTGTGACCATGCAGCAGTGGAGCACATGAAGCAGAgaagcacacagacacagaaaagCTCGAACTTCCGGGGAAATTTGATATTCACGCATGAATCTCCTCTGCGGTGGATATGTGACAACTTTGATACTCGAACCGTATGCATTCACTTGTTCATGAGATTTAATCAGATATAGCTTCCTCAAATGCCAGGAACATGGACAcaccttgtgtttgttttaggaGTGAAATAATCCAGACGTTGAGACAAAATGGAAATCGGTGGTTTTTCCAACAGGCTGGATCTGGTGGTTGAAAGAGTTGAACCAGATATGATGATGAGGTCAGCGAATGCCTGTCCGGTTATTTAGAATCCCTCAGATCCAGACCACAGGAAACAGAACATCAGTTTTTCCGTTGAGATTCCTGAGGAGATAATCTACTAAGAGCCCAAGATGATGATGTTGACGATGAAGGAGATGATGACAAAGATGATAAGATCCATGTATCCCTATGCTGAGAATGAACGCGAGTCCTGCAATTGTTGACTACCTACTGAGAAGACGTGATGAGGATCAACTCCTCTGTACACCTGCTTGAAATGATGCACTGCCCAAAGTTAAAGGGGTGATGGTTGATGTTCCGTTCACGCATGCTGACCATAGGTGAACCAGGAGGATGAGAGGTGGATGGTGAACCAGGCAGGAAGTCGACTGTGAGAGAGGTCAAGGTTGGGACCTCCTTCACATCCTTGATCCCCGCTCTTGAAGGATCtgggaaatgaagaaagaaacaaaaagattaaaatgtatATGTTTTAAATAGAATGATAATCTGTGGAGGTGTGGTGAGGCTGGAATATCTGAACACAACCAGCAGTACTGTAGGAGAGATGTTAATAGCTAGAAGAGAATAGACTCCCGgtcaacagaaaataaaatgtattttttaaatggtttaACTTCACGCTAATGAAACTTTTTCAGCAGGTGTCTGCTCAGAGCGTGCACCGTCATGGGGAATTAAACCCTTGGAATAAATATTCGAAGATGGACAGAATCCAAAAGAAGTATTGATGGTTCCAGTCCATGCCCACCTTGGCCTTCTCCGTCGGCTCAATAACAATCCCGTTAGTGGAATTGTTCAGTTCCCGAGAGACAACACACAAGAACTCTGCCTGGTCCTCATTCCCATAGTTATACGAGGAGCCAATGCTTATGAGCTGAgtggaaagagaaaaacaaaaatattataaGTGTAAAACCAacaataaaatgtc
It contains:
- the slc16a5a gene encoding monocarboxylate transporter 6, which codes for MTQRNGTRATVNRLLQPEDDAVTNGLELRNGSDVRETDEEAGQSGTTQVEEAPDGGWGWVVLVATIIVLALTLAFPSCVGIFYTDLQNEFQASNSETSWVPSIMTSVLHAGGPFCSVLVERLGCRATVMVGGVLSGLGMAASSFTRSITELYITAGVITGLGFCFSFQPAVTILGHYFVRRRAFANAMSSTGTALGLCVLPFLGNFLHTELGWRGSFLVLGAVLLNCCVCGALMRPVQKRRPQGQPLLNHQPQPDKDNLEGLKWWKKLWGHLLLSLSKHMAFDQLCHNPRYCVYAMGITWMMLGFVVPLIYLVPYATAYNMEPGRAAMLLSILGVVNIIVRPPIGIVFNLSWFKGRHVYVFASALLVNGLSNSICCLGADFATLVSYVTIYGLSMSVVGSLMFTVLMEVVEMSRFPSALGLLAIMESVTLLIGPPLAGVLVDRTGHYYPVFAACSVVVASAAVFLLASFCWLDKRDQRLASQTSAGTIAHPLDPPALDLIQITGDKTPANKDEVITSG